Proteins from a genomic interval of Arachis hypogaea cultivar Tifrunner chromosome 10, arahy.Tifrunner.gnm2.J5K5, whole genome shotgun sequence:
- the LOC112716105 gene encoding protein unc-13 homolog, which yields MAHLFRDLSLGHSKRETTPPPPPPSIMPPRQSHAEDLPSPLGQLAAKLTDSDLTLTAYEIFVAACRTSSGKPLSSAANGSNSNSSSNNNNHYSSSSTESPSHNSPNTPAVQRSLTSTAASKVKKAFGLKSPGSGSRKSPGSGPGSGSGSGQGKPKRPLTVGELMRNQMRVSEAMDSRVRRALLRISAGQVGRRIESVVVPLELLQQLKSSDFTDQQEYEEWQKRTLKVLEAGLILHPHMPVDKSNSAAQRLRQIVHSALDRPIETGRNNESMQVLRSAVMSLASRSYDGSDSCHWADGIPLNLRLYEMLLQSCFDANDESSVIEEFDELMEQIKKTWGILGLNQTLHNLCFTWVLFHRFVVTGQVDLDLLSAADGQLAEVAKDAKTTKDAEYSKVLSSTLTSILGWAEKRLLAYHETFDRGNVETMQGIVSLGVAAAKILVEDISTEYRRRRRTEVNVARERIDTYIRSSLRTAFAQIMEKADSSRRASKNQPNALPLLAILAKDVGSLAVTEKQVFSPILKRWHPLAAGLAVATLHQCYGNELKQFISGITELTPDAVQVLRAADQLEKDLVQIAVEDSVESDDGGKAIIREMPPYEAEAAIANLVKIWIKTRLDRLKEWVDRNLQQEHWIAQTNQEGYAPSAVEVLRIMNETLDAYFQLPIPMHPALLPEVMAGLDRCLQYYVTKAKSGCGSRNSFVPTMPALTRCTMESKFQGFGKKKEKSPNSQKRNPQVATNGDSSSGIPQLCVRINTLQWILGEFDVLEKRIITLLRNSESAQVEDFSNGLAKKFELSPAACLEGIQQLCEAVAYRIVFHDLRQVLWDGLYIGDPSSSRIEPFLQELERKLMFVSDTVHERIRTRLITEIMRASFDGFLLVLLAGGPSRAFSRKDSQIIEDDFKFLKELFWANGDGLPSELIDKFSTTVRSILPLFRTDTETIIERFRRVTLETYKSSARSRLPLPPTSGQWDPSEPNTLLRVLCYRNDEIASKFLKKTYDLPKKL from the exons aTGGCCCATCTCTTCAGGGACCTCTCATTGGGACATTCCAAGAGAGAGACCACTCCGCCGCCACCGCCGCCCTCAATTATGCCTCCCAGGCAATCTCACGCTGAAGACCTTCCGTCACCGCTCGGTCAGCTCGCCGCCAAGCTCACCGATTCCGACCTCACCCTAACGGCCTACGAGATCTTCGTCGCCGCATGCCGCACCTCCTCCGGGAAGCCTCTGAGCTCCGCTGCCAATGGCTCCAACTccaacagcagcagcaacaacaacaaccactacTCGTCGTCCTCCACTGAGTCGCCGAGTCACAACTCGCCGAACACGCCGGCGGTGCAGCGATCCCTCACTTCCACAGCCGCCAGCAAGGTGAAGAAGGCGTTCGGTTTGAAATCGCCGGGTTCGGGGTCCAGGAAGAGTCctggctcaggtccgggttcggGTTCAGGTTCCGGTCAGGGAAAGCCGAAGAGGCCGTTAACGGTTGGGGAGCTCATGAGGAACCAGATGAGGGTTTCGGAAGCCATGGATTCGCGCGTGAGGCGTGCGCTGCTCAGGATCTCCGCTGGCCAG GTTGGAAGGAGGATTGAGTCTGTGGTGGTTCCGCTTGAGCTTTTGCAGCAGCTCAAGTCTTCGGATTTTACTGATCAGCAGGAGTATGAAGAATGGCAGAAGAGGACACTGAAGGTTCTGGAGGCCGGTCTGATTTTGCATCCACACATGCCAGTCGATAAGTCCAATTCTGCCGCACAGCGTCTGCGGCAGATTGTTCATTCGGCTTTGGATAGGCCGATAGAAACTGGGAGGAACAATGAGTCTATGCAGGTTCTTCGTAGTGCTGTCATGTCGCTTGCAAGTAGGTCATATGATGGGTCTGATTCATGCCACTGGGCTGATGGGATTCCTCTGAATCTTAGGCTTTATGAAATGCTGCTGCAGTCATGCTTTGATGCTAATGATGAGTCATCAGTTATTGAGGAGTTTGATGAACTAATGGAACAGATTAAGAAGACCTGGGGAATCCTTGGACTGAACCAGACACTCCATAATCTCTGTTTTACTTGGGTTTTGTTTCACCGATTTGTTGTGACTGGACAGGTAGATTTGGACCTGCTTTCTGCAGCTGATGGCCAGCTAGCTGAAGTAGCAAAGGATGCAAAAACAACAAAGGATGCAGAATATTCCAAAGTTTTGAGTTCTACGTTGACTTCAATATTAGGATGGGCTGAGAAAAGGCTCCTTGCATATCATGAAACTTTTGACCGTGGAAATGTTGAGACCATGCAGGGAATTGTTTCTTTAGGAGTTGCAGCAGCTAAAATTTTAGTTGAAGACATTTCTACTGAGTATCGGCGAAGAAGAAGAACTGAAGTCAATGTGGCCCGTGAAAGGATTGATACTTACATCAGGTCATCACTACGCACTGCTTTTGCTCAG ATAATGGAGAAAGCAGACTCAAGCAGAAGAGCATCAAAAAATCAGCCAAATGCTCTCCCACTCCTTGCCATCCTTGCAAAGGATGTAGGTAGCTTGGCAGTTACTGAAAAGCAAGTGTTTAGTCCAATACTTAAGAGATGGCATCCTTTGGCAGCAGGTCTTGCTGTTGCCACCCTTCATCAATGCTATGGGAATGAATTGAAGCAATTCATATCGGGCATCACAGAACTGACACCTGATGCTGTTCAAGTGTTGAGAGCCGCCGATCAGTTGGAGAAAGACCTTGTGCAGATAGCAGTTGAAGATTCAGTGGAGAGTGATGATGGTGGTAAAGCAATAATCCGTGAGATGCCTCCTTATGAGGCTGAAGCTGCAATTGCAAATCTGGTGAAAATATGGATTAAGACTAGATTAGACAGACTGAAGGAGTGGGTTGATAGAAATCTTCAGCAAGAG CATTGGATTGCACAAACAAATCAAGAAGGATATGCTCCATCTGCCGTTGAAGTTTTGCGGATCATGAATGAAACTTTGGATGCATACTTTCAGCTCCCAATACCGATGCATCCTGCTTTGCTTCCTGAAGTGATGGCTGGCCTTGACAGATGCCTTCAGTATTATGTTACCAAAGCAAAATCTGGATGCG gATCACGAAATTCATTTGTTCCAACAATGCCAGCATTGACCAGATGCACCATGGAGTCAAAGTTTCAAGGCTTtgggaagaaaaaggaaaaatctcCCAATTCCCAGAAGCGAAATCCTCAGGTAGCAACAAATGGGGATAGCTCTTCTGGGATACCACAACTCTGTGTGCGTATAAATACTTTGCAATGGATCCTGGGTGAATTTGATGTCCTGGAAAAAAGAATAATTACACTTTTACGGAACTCTGAATCTGCTCAAGTAGAGGATTTTTCAAATGGATTAGCGAAAAAGTTTGAACTCTCTCCAGCAGCTTGTCTAGAAGGAATTCAACAACTCTGTGAGGCAGTGGCATATAGAATTGTCTTTCATGATCTTAGACAGGTTTTATGGGATGGTTTATATATTGGGGATCCATCATCTTCCAGGATTGAGCCATTTCTCCAGGAACTCGAGCGGAAGTTGATGTTTGTTTCAGACACTGTTCATGAAAGAATCCGCACCCGTCTTATCACTGAAATAATGAGAGCTTCCTTTGATGGATTCTTGCTTGTATTGCTTGCTGGTGGTCCATCCCGTGCTTTTTCCCGGAAGGACTCTCAGATCATCGAGGATGATTTCAAATTTCTTAAGGAACTATTTTGGGCAAATGGGGATGGCTTGCCTTCTGAATTAATAGACAAGTTTTCAACTACTGTGAGATCTATCCTTCCCCTTTTCAGAACTGACACAGAGACCATTATAGAGCGGTTTAGACGAGTAACCCTGGAGACATATAAATCCTCTGCAAGGTCTAGGCTTCCATTACCTCCAACTTCTGGCCAGTGGGATCCATCTGAACCAAACACGTTATTACGTGTTCTATGCTATAGAAACGATGAAATAGCCTCTAAGTTTCTTAAAAAGACATATGATCTACCTAAGAAACTCTAA